In the Sarcophilus harrisii chromosome 3, mSarHar1.11, whole genome shotgun sequence genome, one interval contains:
- the LOC100919403 gene encoding cytochrome c oxidase copper chaperone yields MSTLAAASCDSDSSGKVEEKKPLKPCCACPETKKARDACIIEKGEEHCGHLIEAHKECMRALGFKI; encoded by the exons ATGTCCACCCTGGCGGCCGCCAGCTGCGACTCGGACTCCTCCGGAAAGGTCGAGGAGAAGAAGCCGCTGAAACCGTGCTGCGCATGCCCGGAGACCAAGAAAGCCCGGGATGCTTG CATCATTGAGAAAGGAGAAGAACACTGTGGACATCTAATTGAAGCTCACAAGGAGTGTATGAGAGCCCtgggattcaaaatatga